The proteins below are encoded in one region of Planctopirus limnophila DSM 3776:
- a CDS encoding glycosyltransferase, with protein sequence MSIFCGWISRHPHILYHTPLSERQASLLPKERITHFIKQAWLTTLEDAARQNEQLTTWRPGDAIIHCCNEQSLHGALWSAGIPSCYLPHNAFLDEELFHIVPEANIEFDAVYNARFAPFKRHVLARSIPRLLLLGTIVAEGDDAAYAARVKQELSHAVFSEDRFGRWLNERQVARAVSSAAVGLCLSQVEGAMYAAVEYLLCGRPIVSTANQGGRNEWLHADFCRIVATDPDSIARATLELAKEKIPPQQIREQTLRQMTHHRRTFGELGQMIYDREQTGRDFLRDFYSTFHHKLGRWMSDEDFEQEVSTL encoded by the coding sequence ATGAGTATTTTCTGCGGCTGGATCAGCCGTCATCCCCACATTTTGTACCACACGCCCTTGTCAGAGCGGCAGGCGTCGCTCTTGCCGAAGGAAAGAATCACCCATTTCATCAAACAAGCATGGTTGACGACACTTGAAGACGCCGCAAGGCAAAACGAGCAACTGACAACCTGGCGGCCTGGCGACGCGATCATCCACTGCTGCAACGAGCAATCGCTGCACGGGGCACTCTGGTCGGCTGGCATCCCTTCGTGCTACCTGCCCCACAATGCCTTTCTTGACGAGGAACTGTTCCATATTGTTCCGGAAGCCAACATCGAGTTCGACGCGGTTTATAACGCCCGTTTCGCGCCATTCAAGCGGCATGTTTTAGCACGGAGTATCCCACGTTTGCTGTTGTTGGGAACAATCGTGGCGGAGGGGGATGACGCCGCTTACGCCGCTCGTGTCAAGCAGGAACTGTCGCATGCAGTCTTTTCTGAAGATCGCTTTGGTCGGTGGTTGAACGAGCGGCAAGTTGCCCGGGCCGTTTCGAGTGCAGCAGTGGGGTTGTGTCTGTCGCAGGTCGAAGGGGCGATGTACGCGGCTGTGGAGTATCTGCTATGCGGCCGCCCGATCGTCTCGACAGCGAATCAAGGCGGACGAAACGAATGGCTGCACGCTGACTTCTGCCGGATCGTCGCGACCGATCCAGACAGCATCGCCCGTGCGACGCTCGAACTGGCAAAGGAGAAGATCCCCCCGCAGCAGATTCGCGAACAGACACTGCGCCAGATGACGCATCATCGCCGCACTTTCGGAGAACTCGGCCAGATGATTTACGACCGCGAACAGACCGGCCGCGACTTTTTGCGAGACTTCTATAGTACCTTCCATCACAAACTCGGTCGCTGGATGTCAGACGAGGATTTTGAACAGGAGGTATCGACATTGTAA
- a CDS encoding sugar phosphate isomerase/epimerase family protein, translating to MSRLGLINSAWGQAGRETVWGLQKTKEIGFDTVDLLVDPLDLPVTEKRAIQRELDRLELPLVSICCVSAGLIDPFPSVRKFHLDRAVQHLDLVYELGGENLLLVLGEYIWNQEVIPPEEQWQSAVEACQALGAYAGELGLKIALELEPFHLSLLNSVDAMDRFLNDVGEPAVGANIDISHLCLAHVPAEELKKLKGRAFHVHISDCDGKIHGDLPPGRGVVQFAPYLEAIREMEIPGAISIELEYSPDPDAIEAWVKEAYQSTRKLLQQSGLS from the coding sequence ATGTCACGTTTAGGTTTGATCAATTCTGCCTGGGGACAGGCTGGCCGCGAAACCGTCTGGGGCCTTCAGAAAACGAAAGAGATCGGGTTTGACACGGTCGATCTGCTCGTCGATCCCCTCGACCTGCCCGTGACAGAAAAGCGCGCGATCCAGCGGGAACTCGATCGACTCGAATTGCCGCTGGTCTCCATCTGCTGCGTTTCAGCAGGCTTGATCGATCCGTTCCCCAGCGTCCGCAAGTTTCATCTTGATCGAGCCGTCCAACATCTCGACCTGGTCTACGAACTGGGAGGCGAAAATCTGCTGCTGGTTCTGGGCGAATATATCTGGAATCAGGAAGTCATTCCCCCCGAAGAACAGTGGCAGAGTGCCGTCGAGGCCTGTCAGGCACTCGGGGCTTATGCCGGTGAACTCGGCCTCAAAATCGCCCTCGAACTGGAACCCTTCCACCTTTCGCTGCTCAATAGCGTCGATGCCATGGATCGCTTCTTGAACGATGTGGGCGAGCCAGCCGTCGGTGCCAACATCGATATCTCGCATCTCTGCTTAGCCCATGTTCCCGCCGAAGAGCTTAAAAAACTCAAAGGCCGGGCCTTCCATGTTCATATCAGCGATTGCGACGGAAAAATTCACGGCGATCTTCCGCCAGGTCGCGGCGTCGTCCAATTCGCCCCGTATCTGGAAGCCATTCGCGAGATGGAAATCCCCGGTGCCATTTCCATTGAACTCGAATACAGCCCCGACCCCGATGCCATTGAAGCCTGGGTCAAAGAAGCCTATCAATCGACCAGAAAACTCCTGCAACAATCCGGCCTGTCGTGA
- a CDS encoding HEAT repeat domain-containing protein, translating into MTQLDRFDGMTVDELRDRMKTTTTPETRFRAMVGLCALLDQEAAHADLLEAMGDADASLVAYACKQVARRSSVFSEEQAAELKGRLEACLQHEDPDVKFEAARAWVHFPFDARVVHRLLHELLNDSETQPLMLGPVLKTFAKAHGPVDQLKVSFKLLADHEKEDLREAVAESIGLLGSEGRPFASILLKLLDDEDPFVRERAAHSLALIGSQAAEIVEALKAATQDEDEGCAEEARKSLEQLLK; encoded by the coding sequence ATGACACAACTGGATCGATTTGACGGCATGACGGTTGATGAGCTTCGAGACCGGATGAAGACAACGACAACTCCTGAGACGAGGTTTCGGGCCATGGTCGGGTTGTGTGCACTGCTGGATCAGGAAGCTGCTCATGCAGATCTGCTCGAGGCGATGGGGGATGCTGACGCTTCACTGGTGGCTTATGCCTGTAAGCAGGTCGCTCGCAGATCAAGTGTGTTTTCTGAGGAGCAGGCCGCAGAACTGAAGGGGCGACTGGAAGCATGCCTCCAGCATGAGGATCCGGATGTCAAGTTTGAAGCGGCCAGGGCGTGGGTTCATTTTCCTTTCGATGCACGCGTTGTGCATCGGCTACTGCATGAGTTGTTAAATGATTCGGAAACACAGCCACTGATGCTGGGCCCGGTTTTGAAGACTTTTGCCAAGGCCCACGGGCCTGTCGATCAACTAAAGGTCTCTTTCAAGCTGCTGGCGGATCATGAAAAGGAAGATCTTCGAGAAGCGGTGGCGGAATCGATTGGCTTATTGGGGTCGGAAGGCAGGCCTTTTGCCAGCATTCTTTTGAAGCTGCTGGACGATGAAGACCCTTTTGTGCGCGAGCGTGCCGCTCATAGTCTGGCTTTGATTGGCTCGCAAGCGGCAGAAATTGTGGAGGCGCTGAAAGCGGCTACTCAGGATGAAGATGAAGGTTGTGCGGAAGAAGCCAGGAAATCTTTGGAACAATTGCTGAAGTGA
- a CDS encoding class I SAM-dependent methyltransferase — protein MRHIINQFCPAALRAIFTHAEASKKSSRRLSVWSVGFVILFAAAGSPGMANEPPVALEPAPRYTFREDHDPNGTGKFYMGREIALVMSFHGAPWLERPEREEEERLSKLVQLLDLKPNQVAADIGAGSGVITMMMADQVGPKGKVLAVDIQQEMLDLLADKLNRRNLLNVDLVLGTEKSPKIAPGTLDLALMVDVYHELEFPYEMMKEMAASLKPGGRLVFVEYRREDPEVPIKLIHKMSEAQVRKEAEQPEFGLKWKATHKDLPRQHVIVFEKSAQK, from the coding sequence ATGCGGCATATCATCAATCAGTTTTGTCCTGCGGCATTGCGAGCGATTTTCACTCACGCGGAAGCAAGCAAAAAATCATCGCGCCGGCTGTCCGTGTGGTCTGTGGGATTCGTGATACTTTTCGCTGCTGCTGGCTCGCCGGGAATGGCAAATGAGCCGCCAGTCGCACTCGAACCGGCACCTCGCTATACCTTTCGCGAAGATCATGACCCCAACGGAACTGGCAAGTTCTACATGGGACGTGAGATTGCTCTGGTGATGAGTTTTCACGGAGCACCCTGGCTGGAACGACCCGAGCGTGAAGAAGAAGAGCGGCTCTCGAAACTGGTACAACTCCTCGATCTGAAGCCCAATCAGGTAGCGGCTGATATTGGTGCCGGCTCAGGAGTGATCACGATGATGATGGCCGATCAAGTCGGGCCCAAAGGGAAGGTGCTCGCTGTTGATATTCAGCAGGAAATGCTCGATCTGCTGGCCGATAAACTGAACCGCCGTAATCTGCTCAATGTCGATCTGGTACTGGGGACAGAGAAATCACCGAAAATCGCACCGGGCACACTCGACCTGGCATTGATGGTCGACGTTTATCACGAGCTGGAATTTCCTTACGAGATGATGAAGGAAATGGCAGCCTCACTCAAACCTGGTGGTCGACTCGTCTTTGTCGAGTACCGCCGGGAAGATCCGGAAGTCCCGATCAAGCTGATTCACAAGATGTCTGAAGCGCAGGTTCGCAAAGAAGCGGAGCAACCTGAGTTTGGCCTCAAATGGAAGGCCACTCATAAAGACCTGCCCCGGCAGCATGTCATCGTCTTTGAGAAATCCGCCCAGAAATAG
- a CDS encoding TspO/MBR family protein, translating into MSGLSRAEVNLSQEVSQPSPATSMLRFAVCAVVVFAAAGYASSFTPGPWYRTLQSPVGTPPNWIFPPVWSVLYALLAISFWWFWEQADAKPPTSKQIFRLGAAVFVAQLVANALWSQLFFGWHWIGLALINIGFLWLSILAMLLIFRRNSPLAANLLLPYLAWVGYATYLNAGFVYLNRE; encoded by the coding sequence ATGTCCGGACTTTCCAGAGCTGAAGTGAATCTCTCACAGGAAGTTTCACAGCCCAGTCCTGCCACATCGATGCTGCGGTTTGCTGTCTGTGCGGTGGTGGTCTTTGCCGCCGCTGGTTATGCATCGAGCTTCACACCTGGCCCATGGTATCGCACGTTACAATCCCCGGTAGGGACGCCACCGAACTGGATCTTTCCTCCCGTGTGGTCTGTGCTGTATGCGCTACTGGCCATTTCCTTCTGGTGGTTCTGGGAACAGGCTGATGCAAAGCCACCCACTTCCAAACAGATTTTTCGACTTGGTGCGGCGGTCTTTGTGGCGCAACTGGTCGCCAATGCGTTGTGGAGCCAGCTCTTTTTTGGCTGGCACTGGATTGGTCTGGCACTGATCAATATCGGGTTCTTATGGCTCTCGATTCTGGCCATGCTGCTGATCTTTCGCCGAAATTCCCCACTGGCGGCGAACCTATTGCTGCCCTATCTGGCATGGGTGGGATATGCGACGTATCTAAATGCGGGATTTGTGTATCTGAATCGTGAATGA
- a CDS encoding glycosyltransferase, whose amino-acid sequence MRFSICIAAHNEAHLLSRTFHAVRTSLLATSLSSPAFPGDTNSERANPGDALCEIIVVDDASTDGSIAAALANFPNSAELPLRVERFETRQGASPAKHRAAELARGGVLVFLDAHVLPEPGALERLVAGVEASQGRDLLTPALPALDESTFTVIPGRTGLGYGLDLADLSCRWLPLSNLQLDEETRLYHQPALIGCVLAVSRETYFALGGFDTGMKVWGVEDIDFGLKAWSLGYGLKLDVLSRVAHRFQRAFDHYEVPAPHVLHNKLRLAAKHFSPHHLQRWLARNTPLTLEQLLAPAPDLPGEPLLTPSPGLPGEGRGEGVFLPSPASTDHLPPLWRAALDLFHEHLASLQAERTLVQSRRLRDELDYAHTFQLDWPGHESNPPQLMALAMTLPTSEATGSEPSPWPSPEPSPEPSPEPSPAPCQCAVSGISAPETCFVGDEDDITITGTCLDGLSINIPGGEFIPLSSEKNAAGHIVAIKLRVQWITPGEHTLSATCGQSSATTTVKVYKVQIFANSQDVTGGSVATVVGRPIALECRVTPKMEFTNEWVIPGIYVKKYSILYKPTGEQDRFGRLYTSVNTSGVVETFQEKNETCLPAIRLYWIKPLFRGEISVMVTIAGRSKSASAKPEISAPIVNIVPQTTTDVPPVFVDENVLKFGKISKGITVSALCATGSDGAGEFRFLQRVTFDRTVTRRQEFATQIRDSTERTRTTERVLDRKDEIQDAWHFQNRSLHLNNIDAGGITMTDSPEITTLRTAISASVADETFDLRLMYRPDGEDSIWVSLKTITWGWSAMASGVPAFSLAIIGNPVIKSINVEDSVDLPIWSMRALDVPLERSTVTTSR is encoded by the coding sequence ATGCGTTTCTCGATCTGTATCGCCGCCCACAATGAAGCCCACCTGTTGAGCCGAACATTCCATGCCGTCCGCACTTCGCTGCTCGCCACGAGCCTCTCCAGTCCCGCGTTCCCCGGCGATACCAACAGCGAGAGAGCGAATCCCGGTGACGCCTTATGCGAGATCATTGTCGTCGATGACGCCTCGACCGATGGCTCCATCGCCGCCGCTCTTGCCAACTTCCCGAACTCGGCGGAACTCCCTCTCCGGGTCGAACGCTTCGAAACCCGCCAGGGGGCTTCCCCAGCCAAGCATCGCGCTGCCGAGTTAGCGCGGGGAGGCGTACTGGTCTTCCTCGATGCCCACGTCTTGCCCGAACCTGGAGCTCTGGAGCGGCTGGTGGCCGGTGTCGAGGCATCTCAGGGCCGCGATCTTCTCACCCCCGCCCTCCCCGCGCTGGATGAATCGACCTTCACTGTGATCCCCGGCCGCACGGGACTGGGCTATGGCCTCGATCTTGCCGACCTTTCCTGCCGCTGGCTCCCGCTGTCCAATCTGCAGCTCGACGAGGAAACCCGCCTCTATCATCAGCCCGCTCTCATTGGCTGTGTCCTGGCCGTCTCTCGGGAAACCTACTTCGCACTGGGTGGCTTCGATACGGGGATGAAGGTCTGGGGCGTCGAAGATATCGACTTCGGACTCAAGGCCTGGAGTCTGGGCTATGGCCTCAAGCTGGATGTCCTCTCCCGCGTTGCCCACCGTTTCCAGCGGGCCTTCGACCATTATGAAGTCCCCGCTCCCCACGTCCTCCACAACAAACTGCGCCTGGCGGCCAAACACTTCTCCCCCCACCATCTCCAGCGGTGGCTCGCCAGAAACACCCCCCTCACACTCGAACAGCTTCTTGCTCCCGCGCCCGACCTGCCGGGAGAACCCCTTCTTACTCCCTCGCCCGGTCTGCCGGGAGAGGGCCGGGGTGAGGGTGTATTCCTCCCTTCACCCGCATCCACCGATCACCTCCCTCCCCTCTGGCGTGCTGCCCTCGATCTCTTCCACGAGCACCTCGCCAGTCTCCAGGCAGAGCGTACGCTGGTTCAAAGCCGCCGCCTGCGGGATGAACTCGACTATGCCCACACCTTCCAGCTTGACTGGCCCGGCCACGAATCAAATCCACCCCAACTCATGGCCCTGGCCATGACCCTCCCCACCAGCGAAGCAACCGGCTCTGAACCCAGCCCCTGGCCCAGCCCAGAACCATCCCCGGAACCATCCCCGGAACCGTCTCCCGCACCCTGCCAGTGTGCTGTCAGCGGCATCTCCGCCCCCGAAACCTGCTTCGTGGGCGATGAAGACGACATCACCATCACCGGCACCTGTCTGGACGGTCTCTCCATCAACATCCCCGGCGGCGAATTCATCCCTCTATCATCGGAAAAGAACGCCGCAGGCCACATCGTCGCCATCAAACTCCGCGTCCAATGGATCACCCCAGGCGAACACACCCTCTCCGCCACCTGCGGCCAGTCCTCCGCCACGACCACGGTCAAAGTCTATAAAGTCCAGATCTTCGCCAATAGCCAGGATGTGACTGGTGGATCGGTCGCGACAGTCGTCGGCAGACCCATCGCACTGGAATGCCGCGTGACCCCCAAGATGGAATTCACGAACGAGTGGGTAATTCCAGGTATTTACGTCAAGAAATACAGCATATTATACAAACCAACTGGTGAACAAGATCGGTTTGGCAGGCTCTACACATCCGTGAATACAAGCGGTGTTGTCGAGACGTTTCAGGAAAAAAATGAGACCTGCTTGCCCGCGATCCGACTGTATTGGATTAAGCCGCTATTTCGAGGTGAAATCAGCGTAATGGTAACTATTGCTGGTCGGAGTAAATCGGCGAGTGCCAAACCAGAAATCAGCGCGCCGATTGTTAACATCGTCCCGCAAACGACTACTGACGTACCTCCAGTTTTTGTTGACGAAAATGTTCTGAAGTTTGGTAAAATCTCGAAAGGTATCACTGTCTCGGCATTATGTGCAACGGGTTCTGACGGAGCCGGCGAATTTCGATTTCTGCAAAGAGTTACGTTTGATCGAACTGTGACACGTCGGCAAGAGTTTGCAACTCAAATCAGAGATTCGACGGAGAGGACGCGAACGACCGAGCGGGTGTTGGATCGGAAAGATGAAATCCAGGACGCCTGGCATTTCCAGAATCGATCCTTGCATCTCAACAACATCGATGCAGGAGGGATCACCATGACCGATTCACCCGAGATCACGACATTAAGAACCGCTATCTCAGCATCCGTTGCGGATGAAACATTCGATCTTCGTCTAATGTATCGCCCCGATGGCGAGGATAGCATTTGGGTTTCCCTCAAGACCATCACATGGGGCTGGTCGGCAATGGCCTCAGGGGTTCCGGCATTTTCACTCGCCATCATCGGAAATCCCGTCATCAAGTCAATCAATGTCGAAGATTCAGTGGACTTACCAATTTGGTCAATGCGAGCATTGGACGTACCGTTGGAACGAAGCACAGTCACAACATCGAGATAA
- a CDS encoding nucleotidyl transferase AbiEii/AbiGii toxin family protein yields MFAPEEYRDTLLKISQLLNHLNIRFHLTGGIISAAYLDPRMTQDVDLVLDRQQLIHSCEDFINQLASTSFQHSPKSIRDAISHNKPFQLLDSHAIVKLDLYPRELIEGELNRSIMFEMITDLSLPIVSRPDFTLAKLVWISKGSHKSRRDLRKLYQGLKESEITVVEQKAVQLQLNELLIEVLCESDEII; encoded by the coding sequence GTGTTCGCTCCTGAAGAATACCGCGACACACTTTTGAAAATCTCCCAGTTACTGAACCATCTGAATATTCGTTTTCACCTGACAGGCGGAATCATTTCGGCAGCCTACCTCGATCCAAGGATGACACAAGATGTCGATCTGGTGCTCGATCGGCAGCAACTCATCCACTCATGTGAAGACTTCATCAACCAATTAGCATCCACTTCGTTTCAACACTCTCCAAAATCAATTCGTGACGCGATTTCGCACAATAAACCATTCCAGCTACTCGATAGCCATGCCATTGTGAAACTCGACCTTTACCCTCGCGAACTCATTGAAGGCGAACTGAACCGATCTATCATGTTCGAGATGATTACCGATCTGTCGTTACCGATTGTGAGTCGTCCCGATTTCACACTGGCAAAACTTGTCTGGATCTCCAAAGGGAGCCACAAAAGCCGGCGTGACCTTCGCAAGCTCTATCAGGGTTTGAAGGAAAGCGAAATCACGGTTGTCGAACAGAAAGCCGTTCAACTTCAACTGAATGAACTACTGATCGAGGTGCTTTGCGAATCTGATGAAATCATCTAG